TCCATTAGGTACTATAAATTCTAATTCTTTTAATGGAGATAATATATCAATTGTTAAATCGCGTCTAATTTGTAAAGCAGTACGTAATTTTTCTAAATGATTTTTCATTCGTTCCGCTCGTAAAAAAGGAAGTAGTGCTTTTTGTGTCAATAAGGGGCTACCTATATCCATCGAAGCTTTCACGGCATATAACCATTCAAAAATAGGACCCTCAGCTGCAAGCGCCGCGATGCGCAGACCTGGTGCTAATGTTTTACTAAATCCTTTTAAATATATAACGTGACCATTTGTATCAAAGCTTTTTATTGGAGGGGGAATTTTAAAATCCTCAAAATATATCTCTCCGAAAGAATCATCCTCTAAAATGAAAAATTGATAAAGCTCTGCTAGTTCTACAAGCTCCATTCTTCTTCCTTTGCTCATTACTGTGCCCGTTGGATTCTGAAAAGTAGGATTCACATATAACAAAACAGGATTCTTTCTTTGACAAATATCATCGATTAAGTCTGAGCGAATGCCGTTGTTATCAAGACTAACAGGGATAATTTGAACTCCTTTATTAATAAATACATCAAGCGCCGCTCCATAACATGGACTTTCTACTAACACTATGTCTCCAGGCTTTAATAACGTTTGGGCGATTAAATCAATTCCTTGCTGGGCACCGCTTGTAATTAATAATTGAGATGGATCTGTAACTACTTTTTGGTGTTCTTTTAAGTAGTTTGTTATTTCCACTCTAAGTTCTTTATCACCTTGAACAGGTCCGTATGTTGCCAGTATCATTTGATCCTTATTAAGTAATTTGTGCATTTCATCTGAAAGAAACGGATTTGGTAGTAAACGTGGATAAAGGACCGCCTGTGAAAAATCGAAATATTTACGGTGTTGGTTCATTACATATTGAGAACGCATAACATTAATGGATTTCGTTTTTTGCCATTGATACGGAATTGGTTTGAAATCTTTATTTACACGTTTATGTATATAGGTACCTTTTCCTTGCTCAATGCGTATATATTCTTTCGTTTCTAACTGCTTATACGCTTTACGAACAGTTAATAAACTAATTTGTAAATCATCGGCCATAGAACGTAAGGAAGGGAGGTAATCGCCATGTGAAAGCATCCCGCTTTGAATTCTCTCAACGATTTGCATATATATTTGTTGGTAATATGGTATGTTGGATTCTTTACGCAGTACTATCTTCATAGAATCACCTGTTTTTCTTTTTAATTTAATTAAAGCGAAAAACATTCTGGCAATCAACTATATTTTTATTCCACTGTTATATGCGTTGATACACTGTTATACACCATATCCTCTATACTCGTTTCAAGAGTAAAAAGGAGGAAGCAAAATGGTCATTTTAAATTATATTTTAGTATGTATTATTTTTGGAACGACATTTTTAACGATAAAAATTGGAATAGAAGCGGGCGCACCACCATTATTTTCAGCTGGAATTCGTTTCTTTTTGGCGGGCCTTATTCTCATTATTATTTTTAAATTAAAGCGAAAGGATATTATGCCTTACTTAATATCGAAACGTATTATATATGCTGGTTTTTGTTTAACATTTATGACATTCGCGACCCTTTACTGGGCTGAACAATATATTTCTTCTGGATTAGCTGCAGTTCTATCTGCTACGGGTCCAATGATGATCTTGCTATTGCAATCAAAGAGAAATAAAACAAAATTGCAAAAAGAACAACTTGTCGCTTTAGTGATAGCACTCCTTGGTGTTTTTTGCATTTCTTTACCTGGAATGCATCAAGAACTTACATTAATATGGAGTATCGCTTGTCTTGTTATATTAGTAGGAGAGTTGTTTTATGGAATAGGTTCTATTCGTTCTAAAGAGATACTTTCAGATTTACCTAACGTATCACCATTTCTCATTAACGGCATTCAAATGTTTTATGGAGGAGTTTTGTTGTTAATTGTATCTATCGTAATGGAACATCCTAATCTAACAATCTTAACATCTTGGAATGTACAATGGCCAATTTTATATCTTATATTTGTAGGATCTATCGGTGGACACGGTTTATATTACTGGCTTTTATCAAAAACAAATCCTGTATTTCCATCAACGTGGTTATATGTATCTCCGTTAATCGCTGTTATTGTAGGTTATTTTGTATTAGGAGAACCATTAAATCCTACAATGGGAATTGGTGCTGGTTTAATCTTGATTGGTGTATTTTTAGCAAATCGTACTACGCTTGGAGTTTATTTTAAGCAGGGTAAGTTATTGAAGAAAGAGATTTAAATAGAAATTATCGGAGCATTTTAAAACAGAGAGCTAAATGAATAGCTCTCTGTTTTTTTATTCTGAAAGAAAAACATGATACGGAATCAATTAAAATCGATTTAGTAGGCACTTTAAAATGTATAATAATTCAACTCGCAAGCCCTCTCGATAAAGTTAAATAACTCCTTATTCAATATAAAAAGCGAGAAGCATCAATGTTTATATTTTTAATTATTCACAAAAACCAAAAAGAATGTTATGGTTTGTAGAAAATGAGGAATGGGTGGAAATATGGCGGATCATAATGTTGACATATTTAATGATAAATACGAATATATTGGGATTTCTAATAAGCGACTTGCCCATCTAGAAGGATTATGGCATAGAGTTTTTACATGTATTGTAATTAACTCAGATGAAAAAACTATGATTCTACAAAGTAAAGTGCCAAATCAGTATTCCTTTGAAAGAGAAGATTATTTAGATATTAGTGTCGGTGGGCATTATAAAGCTGGTGAACGTATCCAAGACGGAATTAGAGAATTAAAAGAAGAGATTGGAATAGATGTAGACTTCGAGGAACTAATTGAAATTGGTATTAGACAAACATCGAAAACTATTTCTGCAGACTACATTAGTAATGAATTTCAACATCTCTTTTTATATGATAGTAATAGACAACTTACACAATATAAGCCTGATAATAAAGAAGTTAAAGAATTGGTTGAAGTGCCAATATATCAAGGTATAGATTTACTTTTAGGTAAAATAGAATACTTAGAAGTGAAAACCTTTGGGATAAAAGATGGTAATAGAGTTGTTAGTCACAAAGTAATTACATTAAAAGATTTTGTACCAGATTATCTAACTATTGATAAATTCATGATGAGACTCTTTATAACAGCTAAGAGATATATTGAAGGTGAGAAAAAGGAGTTCCTTTTTTGGTAGTAAAGATAAAAATAGAATATTATAGAATAAAAAACACTAGATCTTTAAGATCTAGTGTTTTTTTATTAGTTTACTTTCTTTATAAAGCCTTTATAATGACGCTTCACAAGCTGGCTTTCAAGCGTCTTCATTGTTTCTAATGCTACACCTACAATGATTAGTAAGCTTGTACCACCGATTTGAGCAGAAGGTGGTAATGTAGCAATTTTCGTGAATACAAGCGGTAATATTGAAATTGCGCCTAAGAAAATGGCACCGATAAATGTTAAACGATATAAAATTTTTGTTACATATTGTTCAGTTGATTTACCTGGGCGAATACCAGGAACGTATCCGTTTTGTTTCTTTAAGTTATCGGCCATTTGTTCAGGATTTACTTGAACGAATGCGTAGAAATATGTGAAGGCAACGATAAGACCCACATATAGTGTCATTCCAAATGGATGTGCAAAATCAAGATTCGCAATTATCCATTTAGATACGCTTGAATCAGGGAAGAGCTGCGCAATTGTACGCGGCGTCATTAAAAAGGCTGAAGCAAAGATAACAGGAATTACACCTGCACTATTTACTTTAAGAGGTAAATGAGTATTTTTTGCTCCTTGATATTGATTGTTTCCTGAAACAGCTTTTGCATATTGAATCGGTATTTTTCGAACAGCTTGTTGAATGTAAATAACACCAACAACAATCGCTAAAATAACGAGTCCAATTAAGACCATTTTTATAATGTGCATAAATAACTGATCGCCTGCGTTTTGGAATTGTTGCAAATAAATTTGATTAGCGACATTCGGAATCGCCGCAACAAGTCCTGCGAAGATAATCATTGAGATTCCATTACCAACGCCATTAGCGGTAATTTGTTCACCTAACCAAAGTAAAAATGCAGTACCAGCAGTTAAAACTGTCGCAATAAATAAGTATGTAGTCCAGCTTTGATCTGTAATTAATTGTCCACCTGCTATATTATTAAAACCATAAGACATCCCAATGGATTGTATGAATGCGAGAATGATCGTAAAGTATCGAGTAAATTGAGCTGATTTCTTACGGCCCATTTCTCCTTGCTTTGCCCATTCTGTAAATTTAGGTACAACGTCCATTTGTAGTAATTGTACAATGATAGAAGCTGTAATATATGGTGTGATACCTACAGCAAAGATTGAGAAGTGTTGCAGTGCTCCTCCGCCAAATACGTTTAGCATACCTAAAACGTTGGCTTGATCTTGTACTTTTAATACCTCTGCGTTAGTATGAGGAACTGGAATAAACGTGCCAATTCGAAAAACAATTAGCATCGCTAGTGTAAAAAGAATTTTGTTTCTTATCTCAGCTACTCTCATGAAATTTGAAATCGTACGAAACATTATGTCGCCTCCTATATTTTTATCAGTTCAAAACTGATTATTATATCCCGATGAAGTAACCACAAACCTCCTTCCGCATTAAATTCATTTGACAAATGGAATTTTATACATTTTGTAGTTTTCACGGATATAAAAATATAAGGTGTTATACAAGCGATTTATTGATTTTTCGTAATCATTCAATACCCATAATATAACTAATAAATTAACAAATGTACATACATAAGCATTAAAAATGAATGAATAGGATGATTTTTTACATATATTTAATGCTAGATTGATAATTAGGAACGTTTTATGTAGTTATATTGAAGGGATTCCATGGAAAGTATTATGATGTAGCTGTAGCGCATAATAACCTCAAGGAAATCTTCAAGGATGTTGAGAGAACTCATACGTTTCAGCATGAATTAGAGAACCTACTAAAGAAAGAGAAGATTGGATTGGAATAATAGTGAAGGGAAATCTTTTTTCCATAGAGAATATTTCTAGCGTAGGAATCTAAGTATGTAGGTTCTAATGAAAGGAGAATTCACATGAATCCATTTGTAAATGACAAGTTTTATGAAACTAGAAATCAATTATTTGAGGAAATTACTTTGTTAAGTGATGCTCAATTTAATAGGAAACCAGATAAGGATAAATGGAGTATAGCACAAGTTTGTCATCACTTAGTTTTATTAGATGAGAGAGTTATAACAGTTATTTCATCGGGATTAAAAAAGATGGATAGTATCTTAAATGAGCGTAAAGAAATTCACACTATTTTATTAGATAGATCGATAAAATTTATAGCCCCAGAAATGATTGAACCAAGTATAGAACCATTTGAAGTGCAGCAAATGGTTGATTTGTTAAACGACTCTAGAAAAGAATTGATGCGTTTCCTGAGTACAATAGAAGATGAATCTATATTAGCGAAAAAATCAGTAACGCATCCAGCTCTTGGAGAATTACTTCTTGACCAGTGGATAGAACTGATCTATTTGCATGAACAGCGTCATATAGAACAAATTAAAGAGATAAAATTGCTTTGTGGAGTTGAAAAATAAACATCATTATCTATTTTTTGAGCAATTTGGGATAGCATCAAGGTTTCGAGTGATAAAATAGAAATCCTGATTAAAATTATGATGAATTTAGTTGAAAGCAACCAATAAGCTGAAGAAATTACGAAACTAGCAGATCTTACTCCTGAAGAGGAAACGAACATTCGAAAAAAATCTGAATCCGATTTGCTGTATAAGTGTAACCCCGTCTTAAATGAAGAGCGAGGTTATTATTTTTGGAAGTGATCTCAGCATTTTTATTTAGAAGGAAATAAATTGGCAATGAAATCCGAAAATGTAATCAGCATTACAGATTTCGCGATGCGTGAAATCCCATATCGGACTTTAGTCCGCCTTTAGGCATGGGATGAAAGTATCGCTTTTTCATAGAAAAACATTTGTTTTTTGGATATACTTTAACTATAGACAAGTACAAGTCTTTAAAACGCCTATGTGTTCCTTGAAAACAAGATAGCATATGGAGTTCGATAGACTAATTCACGCTATCGGTAAAATGATATGTGTCGTCAAGAACAAGACGCTAAAACATGTGAACACGCAACTATCTGTACGGTATGGTCATAGTACCGTAGCTCACGAACCTATATGGTCTGTCGTGAGAGTGGTGATGGCACACCGCAATCTTGCACGTCAGCGATACCAGAAATGGACTTCGCCTTTGGTGGCAAGAATCCCACTGACGCTAGTCAGCTTGCCCCTTTAGGGGTGGGAGTGCATGCCCATCAACTTAAAAATGAAAACAAAGTGTACTTTCATTTTGTGGAGGTAAAGCATTCCTAAAATAGAAGCATACTCTTAATAATATGCATACCAAATAAACCCTAACGGGTTTCCTTTTTTAAATTATGCAACTTTCTTTTGTTTTTTCAACCCATTATACTCATAAACAACACCCATAATATCAAAAACAGTCTTCTTCTCATATCGATGAGATTTTCTTCCGTTCTTCTGTAGGAGGTGGAACAGGCTGATTAGGATCTTTGTTATTTCTTGGATGTTTTGTTGTATGGCTTGATACAAACTCGATAAGTGGTCTTGAATCATTCCAATTGCTTTATATTCACTTAATTCTTGTTTCTTCTTTTGTAAAATTAATTGTCGCATCTTAAACATAGTAGAAGAACATAGAAAAATGGCAATGAGTTTTCCATAAACATGGCATTCTAATCGCTCTTGTTTAATATGTTGCCAATGATGAATTTGAAATAAGGATTTCCAAGTTTTAAAAATGATTTCAATTTGCCAGCGGAGAGAGTAAAAATTATGGATTTGTTCCATCGGAGCAATCTCCCAAGGTGTATTGGTAACATATAGGTTCATGCCAGCTAATCGTTTGCTTTTTTTCGAATATGTAATCCCTTTTTTACTTTCTGTGTACACTTGTTTTTTCATACGCTCACGAAGTTGTTTTTCTGTTAATCGATACATAATCACCCGAGTGAATAGTTTTTTATCCTTTCCAATATAAGCTTCTTTTATTTCATAGGACTGTCCTGGTTTTAAGGTATCCATGATGTGCTCTAAATCAACTTTGATGTACTGAGATTGTTTTTTTATTGTTCCGTTTCGAAAGTATTCAGGAAATTCATTTTTGACATATACCCTATTGTTTAATTTGAGTCGCGATATATGGTACACACCACGTTGATCCATTTGATCTAAATCATCCAGTGAATAATAGCCTAAATCCCGAATACATAGGTCACCAGGGCGTAATGTTGATAAACACTCTGTTCCAAAGGTTTTATCATTATTTTTCCCTGGTTCCACTTGGAAATTTAAAAACTGACCACTATGTAAATCATATTCTAACTGGATTTTTATACCCGCTGTTTGTGCACAACCACCTGATCCAGGATATACATTGGCCAAGTGTTTTGGTACGTGAAAAATGGTTGCATCTAAAATACGAATTCGCTGAAAATAGGTAAGTGAAGCACTTGGAATTGCTGACTTTCCACAAACTTTATTTTTTAATAATATGGAGAAAATATGTTTCAAAAAGAACACTGCCTTTTTATTAAAGCGCTTATTTAGTCCTTCAGGACTCATAAGAGTTCCTGTTGATGCATGTAGCTGACTACACAATCGGACTAATGAATCACTCGCTACTCGTTGACTATTCCAGACACATATAGTAGCTAAATCATACCCTGAAAATTTACGTTTTCGTTTTACAAAACCTAGCTCTCTAGCGAGATTTTCCAAAAATGAAGGGGTAAGATGTTCATATAATTCTTCAGCGAATAATTGTAATTCGTCAGAAATTGATAGATACATACAAAAACGCCATCCTTTCCTATGATTCTACAGAAAGAATAGCGTATTTTTTGGTTCTGGTGCAAAGGTAGTGGAAAAGAAAATATAACATATATATTTCTAGCATAATGGTAGGATAATCCTGGTTCCTTATCATTTCTACTAAATCACGAAAAATTAAGTTGTACCGTACCAACGTACAGTTAACAAAATAATATCTTGCTGATAATGCTTCCATTTGAACAAATTTTCCTTTTCCATACCGATCACACATCTTTTGTAGAGTAATAGTATCAGCATATCCCAGTTTAAGAGGTTACTTACAAAATATTTAGAATTTTTTTGCGAGAATCCTCCGAAATGTAATACGGACTTTAAATACTTTCATTTATAATTCTCTATTTGTCTATACTTTTCATATCGCTGTTGTATAAGCTCTTCCGAGGATAATAGTATCAATTTTTTTAGAGATGATTCGATTACAGATTCAATCATTTTTGCCTGTGATTTTATATCATTTTGTGCTCCACCTTTAATTTCAGGAATGATTTCATCAATAATTCCTAAATGTTTTAAATCTTTTGCTGAAATTTTCATATGTTCAGCAGCTTCTGGAGCATACTTAGCGTCCTTCCATAGGATAGATGCTGCTCCTTCTGGTGAAATTACCGAGTACCATGAATACTCTAACATATGGATATGGTTACCGACACTAATGCCAAGAGCTCCACCACTTGATGCCTCTCCAATTACAATACAAACAATTGGCACTTTAAGTGTAGCCATTTCAAATAGATTTCGAGCTATCGCTTCAGAAATTCCACGTTCTTCAGACCCTTTCCCTGGATAGGCGCCTATTGTATCAATAAATGTAATAATAGGGCGATTAAATTTATCAGCTTGTTTCATAAGTCTTAGCGCTTTTCTATAACCTTCTGGATGTGCCATTCCAAAATTTCTTTCTATACTTTCCTTTGTATTTCTACCTCTTTGATGACCAATAACCGTAACGGGCATCCCTTTAAATTTTGCAATACCACCTATCATTGCTTTATCATCACCATATAATCGATCACCATGAAGTTCGAGAAAGTTTGTAAACAATAAAGGTATATAGTCCAATGTCGTGGGCCGGTTACGTAGCCTTGCAATTTGAACTCGTTGAAAAGATGTAATATTAGAATAAATTTTATCTTGCATTTTATTTAAACGTTTTTCTAATACATGAATTTCTGACGATAAATCTACATTATTTTCTTTCATAATTTTCTTTAATTCATCAAATTTCTCTTTTAATTCAATAATAGGACGTTCAAAATCCAAGCTCATTTTATCCTCCAAATGTTATGATTTACCTCACTCTAATCAAAAGGCTTAGAAATAGAATCAATAAATAATTCAAAACCATCCACAACTATTTTTTGTTCTGATTCTGATAAATTATTGAGAATACTTTGATAAAATGTAATGGATTGCTCTCTTAAGCAATTAACAGTTATGTGACCTTTTTCTGTGAGGTGCAGAAAAAGTTCTCTTCTATTTTTTTCATTTACTTCACGATAAATAAGCCCCTTTTTTACTAACTTATCTACCAATCTACTTACAGTTGAAGTCTCTAATCTAAGTTTATTGGATAGTTGCCAAACAGTTAATTTTTCCACCTCTAGTTCTTCTAACGCCATCATTTGAGAAGTTGGTAAAGGTTTTTCAAATGGTCCATTGGGCAAATTTTGAGATTCAAAAACCCCAGTTATTATAATCATTTTCTTAATATCTGTTCTTAGTTTTAAGGCATCTTCTCTTTTCAAAAAGGTCACCCTCCTACAACTATTGTATCATACATCAATTGTATTATACATGAATATGATTTTTTCACAAGCTTAACGTAAGCCAATATTACAACATGGACGAGATATTTCTTCTTGTTAAAATGGTATAAGTGGATTGTTTTCTACAAATGGCAGAACATCAATTATGTATCAGGGGCCTTTATGGGGTACCGCTCATCGAAATCAAGCTAAGAAAATAAAACTACCCCAAAAACGAAATTTTGTGATAACTTGTAACAAAATTTCGTTTTTTGGGGGAATTCTAAATTCTTAAGTTGATGGGCATGGGGTGGGAGTGTCAATATGTATATTTATAATATGCTTTAAAAGAGCATACCTTAAGCTAATAACATGCAATAGATGTGTCCTTTTCTATATTTAAATGGGGAGACAAATTTATCTTTAAAAGATATTTTTGACAAGATAAAAAAGCCTGAAACTCATATAAGACTTCAGCAGTCTCAAAACGTTACAATCCATGCAGCTATAGACATAAATAACAAAAATTTTCTATTATGCAAATACAGATGAGTTAAACATGACTGCTAATTTCAAAGAATTGAAATCAGCATGTATTCGAGTGGCAACTAATAAATATGGAGCGAATACAGCTGAAGTTCAAGCAGTGCAAAAGGCATTTGATGTAGCAAAAATTAAGTAGTTAGAAATATAATTTCTATTCATATATTATTACATTATGAAAAACAGATAATGACATTTTAAGGATAGTAGCTGTTTTTTTACGTAGCAATACACTAGTGAAAATAAACTTACTAAGCAATAATCAGGCTGTCTATCTTCAATAAGTTACGACAAATGTATAAAATTTAAAGGATATAAAAACAGAAAATTAATAATATATTGACCTCTTAATAGTAAGTGCTATAGAATGGAAGCGATAACAAACGATTGCTTTAAAATGATTTCCCTGATCTTTTAGTATTTACAAATATATGAAGGTAAAAACAAATCTATTTTTTTAAGTATTAATGCAAACGCTTTCGTATTAAAAGATCATTGAAATACATACGTGAAAATAGTCAATATGGGGGTGAAGTAAAAGAGATTTCTAAATTAATTTAAGTAGTGTAATTTAGTACGAGCATAATAAATCGCTCGTACTATTTAAAGAAAGGGTGTATGTGGTGCAAATGACAAAAAGGTTAATTAACAAATCATTTTTATTACTTACCATAATCGTTATGTTATCATCTGTTTTCTCTTTTCAGAGTGTGAAGGCAGTTTCAAGTTCGAAAGCTACTAAAATTATCATTCATTACAAAGAGAAATCTGGAAATACAAAAGACTGGAATCTTTGGATGTGGGGAGAAAATGCAAATGGTAATTCATATGAATTTACTGGTGAAGATGAATTTGGAAAGTACGCAAAAATTAAAATAGATGGTGACTATAATCGTGTAGGCTTTATCATTCGTACGAATGAGTGGGAAAAAGACGGTGGAGATCGTTGGATTGAAAATATAAAGGACGGTCGTGCTGAAGTATGGATTCTTTCGGGTGATGAAAAAGTATATGACTCTAAGCCTTCTTCGGATCTCTCAATTCAAAAAGCTACTATTGATAGTTTTAATGAAATTACTGTAACGACTAATGTTCCGTTTAATAGTAAGGAACAGAAAATTGAAATTGAGGGAATTAAAATTAAGGAAATTAATCCTTTTGATAAAAATGGTGGAGATATTACTAATAAGGTGAAAATAATTACGGAACAGAAAATTGATTTAAAACAGACATACAAAGTTAAAATAGAAAACTTAGCTAATACGAATACAGAAATTGGTAAAGTCATTCGTAGCGAAGAGTTTGATAAATTATTTTATTATAGTGGTAACGATTTAGGTAATATATATACCCCGCAACATACAAAGTTCCGTGTATGGGCTCCTACTGCGAGTGAAGCAAAGTTAGTTACATATAAAAAGTGGAACGATAAAATAGGTACTGAAATAAACATGCAACAAGGTGAAAAGGGGACTTGGAAAGCAGAACTTAAAGGGAACCAAAAAGGTCTCTTTTATACGTATAAGGTGAAAATTGGGGAT
This genomic interval from Bacillus cereus contains the following:
- a CDS encoding PLP-dependent aminotransferase family protein, whose product is MKIVLRKESNIPYYQQIYMQIVERIQSGMLSHGDYLPSLRSMADDLQISLLTVRKAYKQLETKEYIRIEQGKGTYIHKRVNKDFKPIPYQWQKTKSINVMRSQYVMNQHRKYFDFSQAVLYPRLLPNPFLSDEMHKLLNKDQMILATYGPVQGDKELRVEITNYLKEHQKVVTDPSQLLITSGAQQGIDLIAQTLLKPGDIVLVESPCYGAALDVFINKGVQIIPVSLDNNGIRSDLIDDICQRKNPVLLYVNPTFQNPTGTVMSKGRRMELVELAELYQFFILEDDSFGEIYFEDFKIPPPIKSFDTNGHVIYLKGFSKTLAPGLRIAALAAEGPIFEWLYAVKASMDIGSPLLTQKALLPFLRAERMKNHLEKLRTALQIRRDLTIDILSPLKELEFIVPNGGFNLWVTLPQSIDPFTLLQKANEVDVSFLPGTACLLNHETQYNHLRISYSMLNEKDMLIGLERLYDTITKFKSMI
- a CDS encoding DMT family transporter — translated: MVILNYILVCIIFGTTFLTIKIGIEAGAPPLFSAGIRFFLAGLILIIIFKLKRKDIMPYLISKRIIYAGFCLTFMTFATLYWAEQYISSGLAAVLSATGPMMILLLQSKRNKTKLQKEQLVALVIALLGVFCISLPGMHQELTLIWSIACLVILVGELFYGIGSIRSKEILSDLPNVSPFLINGIQMFYGGVLLLIVSIVMEHPNLTILTSWNVQWPILYLIFVGSIGGHGLYYWLLSKTNPVFPSTWLYVSPLIAVIVGYFVLGEPLNPTMGIGAGLILIGVFLANRTTLGVYFKQGKLLKKEI
- a CDS encoding NUDIX hydrolase, which encodes MADHNVDIFNDKYEYIGISNKRLAHLEGLWHRVFTCIVINSDEKTMILQSKVPNQYSFEREDYLDISVGGHYKAGERIQDGIRELKEEIGIDVDFEELIEIGIRQTSKTISADYISNEFQHLFLYDSNRQLTQYKPDNKEVKELVEVPIYQGIDLLLGKIEYLEVKTFGIKDGNRVVSHKVITLKDFVPDYLTIDKFMMRLFITAKRYIEGEKKEFLFW
- the secY gene encoding preprotein translocase subunit SecY, which produces MFRTISNFMRVAEIRNKILFTLAMLIVFRIGTFIPVPHTNAEVLKVQDQANVLGMLNVFGGGALQHFSIFAVGITPYITASIIVQLLQMDVVPKFTEWAKQGEMGRKKSAQFTRYFTIILAFIQSIGMSYGFNNIAGGQLITDQSWTTYLFIATVLTAGTAFLLWLGEQITANGVGNGISMIIFAGLVAAIPNVANQIYLQQFQNAGDQLFMHIIKMVLIGLVILAIVVGVIYIQQAVRKIPIQYAKAVSGNNQYQGAKNTHLPLKVNSAGVIPVIFASAFLMTPRTIAQLFPDSSVSKWIIANLDFAHPFGMTLYVGLIVAFTYFYAFVQVNPEQMADNLKKQNGYVPGIRPGKSTEQYVTKILYRLTFIGAIFLGAISILPLVFTKIATLPPSAQIGGTSLLIIVGVALETMKTLESQLVKRHYKGFIKKVN
- a CDS encoding DinB family protein; the protein is MNPFVNDKFYETRNQLFEEITLLSDAQFNRKPDKDKWSIAQVCHHLVLLDERVITVISSGLKKMDSILNERKEIHTILLDRSIKFIAPEMIEPSIEPFEVQQMVDLLNDSRKELMRFLSTIEDESILAKKSVTHPALGELLLDQWIELIYLHEQRHIEQIKEIKLLCGVEK
- a CDS encoding IS4 family transposase — translated: MYLSISDELQLFAEELYEHLTPSFLENLARELGFVKRKRKFSGYDLATICVWNSQRVASDSLVRLCSQLHASTGTLMSPEGLNKRFNKKAVFFLKHIFSILLKNKVCGKSAIPSASLTYFQRIRILDATIFHVPKHLANVYPGSGGCAQTAGIKIQLEYDLHSGQFLNFQVEPGKNNDKTFGTECLSTLRPGDLCIRDLGYYSLDDLDQMDQRGVYHISRLKLNNRVYVKNEFPEYFRNGTIKKQSQYIKVDLEHIMDTLKPGQSYEIKEAYIGKDKKLFTRVIMYRLTEKQLRERMKKQVYTESKKGITYSKKSKRLAGMNLYVTNTPWEIAPMEQIHNFYSLRWQIEIIFKTWKSLFQIHHWQHIKQERLECHVYGKLIAIFLCSSTMFKMRQLILQKKKQELSEYKAIGMIQDHLSSLYQAIQQNIQEITKILISLFHLLQKNGRKSHRYEKKTVFDIMGVVYEYNGLKKQKKVA
- a CDS encoding acetyl-CoA carboxylase carboxyltransferase subunit alpha, whose amino-acid sequence is MSLDFERPIIELKEKFDELKKIMKENNVDLSSEIHVLEKRLNKMQDKIYSNITSFQRVQIARLRNRPTTLDYIPLLFTNFLELHGDRLYGDDKAMIGGIAKFKGMPVTVIGHQRGRNTKESIERNFGMAHPEGYRKALRLMKQADKFNRPIITFIDTIGAYPGKGSEERGISEAIARNLFEMATLKVPIVCIVIGEASSGGALGISVGNHIHMLEYSWYSVISPEGAASILWKDAKYAPEAAEHMKISAKDLKHLGIIDEIIPEIKGGAQNDIKSQAKMIESVIESSLKKLILLSSEELIQQRYEKYRQIENYK
- a CDS encoding MarR family winged helix-turn-helix transcriptional regulator, with amino-acid sequence MKREDALKLRTDIKKMIIITGVFESQNLPNGPFEKPLPTSQMMALEELEVEKLTVWQLSNKLRLETSTVSRLVDKLVKKGLIYREVNEKNRRELFLHLTEKGHITVNCLREQSITFYQSILNNLSESEQKIVVDGFELFIDSISKPFD